The window CAGGCAGAGCCCGGTCTGGTCGAGGGGATTGGGGACGGCCTCACCGTCCTCGTCGATCAGGGTCGCGCAGACGTCGGCGCAGACCTTCTTTTTCAGCGCGTCGCGCCGCCATTCCTCCGGAAAGCCGGAGCAGAGGCACGATTCGGCCGGCCGCCACGAGCCGATGCCGACCGCGAGCACGTCGATCTTGTCGTAGCGCGACATCGCATTGGCGATCGACGTCTCGTTGCGCAGCCGCGCGATCAGATCGGGATCGTCGACCCACATCGGCCCGAACAGCGGATAGGCCGCGCCCCCGCTCGCCCGCGCCACGCGGTGGACCAGTTCGGTCGGGTTCTGCGAGAGATCGAGCCCCGCCGGACTGCCGCCGGCCTGGACGACATCGACCCGCGGCAGGCGCCCGAGCGCCTTGCCCGTCGCCGACAGCGTGCGGCCCCACGACAGCCCGAGCAACTGCCCGTCGATCAGGGTTTCTTCCAGATAATCCGCGGCGAGAAGCCCGAGCGGCTCGATCAGTT of the Pseudoxanthobacter soli DSM 19599 genome contains:
- a CDS encoding sugar-binding transcriptional regulator; protein product: MSRRPLHKLQASLVARRFYIEQKTKSQIADELGISRFKVARLLDAALADGIVRIEINDQGDMNTELAEKLRQKYGLNAALVLDGPDLHSRELIEPLGLLAADYLEETLIDGQLLGLSWGRTLSATGKALGRLPRVDVVQAGGSPAGLDLSQNPTELVHRVARASGGAAYPLFGPMWVDDPDLIARLRNETSIANAMSRYDKIDVLAVGIGSWRPAESCLCSGFPEEWRRDALKKKVCADVCATLIDEDGEAVPNPLDQTGLCLSTEQLRRIPERIGIGGGIEKADAIRATLRGHWVTTLITDAGVARALTADQQ